The following are encoded together in the Mycolicibacterium arabiense genome:
- the lspA gene encoding signal peptidase II, producing the protein MTAGPTSPEARVRRARITLVATVVIVAALDLGLKTWAGRTLNDGSSIDLGPLNLRLAFNPGVAFSFGDTLPPAALLGVTGVIVVGLAVFAVRVTRTAALPVVLALAAMLGGAVANVIDRAADGLVTDYLHTGWFPTFNLAGVFVVTGAAALVVASWRTSNTADMKTHA; encoded by the coding sequence GTGACCGCCGGCCCCACCAGCCCAGAGGCCAGGGTGAGGCGGGCGCGGATCACTTTGGTCGCCACCGTGGTCATCGTCGCCGCCTTGGACCTGGGATTGAAGACCTGGGCCGGCCGCACCCTGAATGACGGCAGCTCAATAGATCTCGGGCCGCTCAACTTGCGGCTGGCGTTCAATCCCGGGGTGGCATTCAGTTTCGGCGACACCCTGCCCCCCGCGGCTCTGCTCGGCGTCACCGGCGTCATCGTGGTCGGTTTGGCGGTGTTCGCCGTCCGCGTGACGCGCACCGCCGCGCTTCCCGTGGTGCTGGCGCTAGCGGCGATGCTGGGCGGCGCGGTGGCCAACGTGATCGACCGCGCCGCGGATGGGCTGGTCACCGACTACCTGCACACCGGCTGGTTCCCCACCTTCAACCTGGCCGGCGTCTTCGTCGTCACCGGGGCAGCCGCACTCGTCGTGGCTAGCTGGCGAACAAGCAACACCGCAGACATGAAGACACACGCATGA
- a CDS encoding cadmium resistance transporter: MILSSVLPAIGLFIVTNIDDIIVLSLFFARGSGQRGTTARITAGQYLGFAGILGAAVLVTLGAGAFLPPKVIPYFGLVPLALGVWAAWQAWRGNDDDDDDGKAAGKNVGVVTVAAVTFANGGDNIGVYVPVFLSVGPAAVVAYCIVFLVLVAVLVIAARFVATRRPIAEVLERWEHVLFPIVLIGLGIVILVSGLAFEI; this comes from the coding sequence ATGATCTTGTCCTCGGTGCTGCCCGCGATCGGCCTGTTCATCGTGACCAACATCGACGACATCATCGTGCTCTCACTGTTCTTCGCCCGCGGCTCGGGCCAACGCGGAACCACGGCCCGTATCACCGCAGGCCAATACCTGGGATTCGCCGGAATCCTGGGCGCGGCAGTGCTCGTCACGCTGGGCGCCGGGGCGTTCCTCCCCCCGAAAGTCATCCCGTACTTCGGGCTCGTACCCCTGGCGTTGGGAGTGTGGGCGGCATGGCAAGCCTGGCGCGGCAACGACGACGACGACGACGACGGCAAGGCCGCGGGCAAGAACGTTGGCGTCGTGACCGTCGCAGCAGTCACCTTCGCCAACGGCGGCGACAACATCGGCGTCTACGTTCCGGTCTTCCTCAGCGTGGGACCGGCGGCCGTGGTGGCCTACTGCATCGTCTTCCTCGTGCTCGTCGCGGTACTGGTCATCGCCGCCCGATTCGTCGCCACCCGCCGGCCGATCGCCGAAGTCCTCGAACGCTGGGAACACGTCCTGTTTCCGATCGTCCTGATCGGCCTGGGCATCGTCATCCTGGTCAGCGGCCTCGCCTTCGAAATCTAG